The nucleotide sequence CACTTTTGCCATCCATCATGCGGCTGTGCTCTCCGGCCAACGTGGCCTGGTCGAGCAAATGACGCAGTTCCAGCTTGCGCTGCGCGATGCCGCCCGCCGGGTGGGTGTGGTGGCCTACGGTGCCCAGGCGGGAGAAGCCTTCGACGCGCAGAAGCATCACCCAGCCGATGGCAAAGTCCCCGAGGGGCCGGCGCAGGTCGCCGAGGCCACGGCCCCCGGTTATACGTTCCAAGGGCGGCTCGTCCGTCCGGCATTGGTGGTCTTGGCAAAACCGCAAACCGGACCGGATCCGGTTGCTGAAACAGTTTCTGGACAGGAACCGAGCTTGCTTTAGAGCGGTTTTGAAAAATGCTTCTGGAAATTTAATGATCCCCGCTTCTGCTGGGCAGTTCTTTTGTTACCTGCCAGAGAGCGTGAAACTATCCCGTCATTGCTCGTTTAGTGACGGATTCTTGCGTGCCAAAAACTTTTGGGCTGATTCCAGTTGTGAGGTGGTGCCCAAGACAAGCACCTGATCGCCTGCACGCAGTTCTTCATCCGCTTCCGGATTGATGATCGGCGTGCCGTTACGATCGATACCTACGATGCTTGCGCCGGTTTCCTTGCGGAGACCGGTTTCGCGGATGAGCTTGCCGACTGCAATGGTGCCTTCGGTCAGGGTGATCGCCTGTAGATCGGCATCGCGGAGGAGGTTCGGCTTGGGTGCCGGTTCAGGCGGGTGACGTTCCACCGGTGTCTGGTTCAGTGTTTCGTGCAGGGCATACTGTGCCTTGGAGTAGATGCGGATGGCGGAACGCCAGAGCAAGAAGCCCAGCAACCCGGCCACCACCAGCAGTGCCAGGAAGATACGGAACGGCGGCAATAGCGGCGCGCTCAAGGTCAGTCCCAGCAGGAACAGGCCGATGAGTCCGCCGAAGGGGATGCCTTGAGCGACGATGCTGCGGATGGCTTCCGTGCGCGCACCTGCTTTGGCTTCCTTCACTTTCAAATCGGCGATGAGCAGTCCCAGTGCTTGCAGCTTGCGGAACGCTGCGATGAACAAGGGCAAGGCGACGATCACCGCGATGATCCATAGCGCTGATTTGTAGGCGGCATCATCCTGCAACATGCCTGGCAGCCATTCCGGCTGCGTGCGGCCAAAAAATGCCGCAGTGATGAACACCGCGCAGATGAGCGCCACGTTCAGGAACACTTGCAGCATCCATTTCTGGATAAACTTTCGCGCGAGGCTGTCCTTGCGTGTTTCACCGAGCTGGCCCGCCCACTTCGTGTAGATCTCCAGCGTATCCAGGAATGGTTTGGGTGCCTTGCGATCAAACCACCGCACCGCACCATCCGTGCTCTTGATCAGGTAAGGCGTCGTCAGCGTAGTGATGGCAGACACCGCCACGGCGATGGGGTAGAGGAAGTCGCTCGTCACCTTCAGGGTCAAACCAAGGGCGGCGATGATGAACGAGAACTCACCGATCTGCGCCAGACCCATGCCGACCCGCAAGGAGGTGCGGACATCGTTACCGGCGGCAAATGTGCCCAAGCCGCAACTGATCACCTTGCCCACGATCACCAGCACGCTGATGATGATGATCGGCAGGGCATACGTCACCAGCATCTTGGGATCGATGAGCAGGCCGATGGACACGAAGAAGATGGCGCTGAACATGTCGCGGATCGGCTCCATGAGATGCTCGATCTTGTGGATCTCCCGTGCTTCTGAGATGAGTGCGCCGATCACGAATGCGCCCAAGGCGACGCTGTAACCGAGTTTCGCCGCCAGCAGGGAGAAGCCGAAGCACAGGGCCAACGCGGTGATGAGCAACATCTCGTTGCTCTTGAACTTCGCGACATAACCCAACAAACGCGGCACGGCGATGAGGCCGAGCACGAGCGCGGTGACGAGGAAGATGGAGAGCTTGCCCACCGTCATGCTCACTTCACCCAAGGTCAACGAGCCCGTCATGGCGATACCGGAGAGCAGCGCCAGCATGACGATGGCCAGGATGTCCTCGATGATGAGGATGCCGAAGATCATCCCGGCGAACTTCTCCTTCGCCAGGCCCATCTCGTTCAGAGCTTTGATGATGATGGTGGTGGAGGAGATAGAGAGCATGGCACCGAGGAACAAGCTGTCCATGTGGCTCCAGCCGAACATCCGCCCGAGCTGATAACCTGCACCGACCATGAGGATGATCTCCAATCCCGCACCGAACAAAGCGGTGACGCCCACTTCTTTGAGCTTCCGCAGGTTGAATTCCATGCCGAGCGAGAACATGAGCAGGATGATGCCCAGTTCCGACATGTTCTTGATGTTGTGTTCATCATGGATGAACTCGAAGGGCGGCGTATGCGGGCCGATGATGACACCGGCCAAAATATACCCGAGCACCACCGGTTGTTTCAGACGGTGAAATAAAACGGTGACCAATCCGGCGACGATCATCACCACGGCCAGATCCTGCAAATATGTTATCCCATGCATACGGCTTGCCCTTTCAAAATGTCCTGCTGTTTCACTCAACCGGACCAAGCCCGGTTATTCTCGCATCTTTTTTGTTTCTGTTCGCGAAAAAACGCCGACCTTTCAATCCGTCAGGCTTGTGCCGGTCCGGTCTGCGTTTGGACCGGCACAAGTTTGGAATCACTACACAGCTCCGGCTGCGAGTCTGGCGGAGTTTGCCAGCGCACGAATGAATGCGCTGTTACAATCCGCCCGAGGATTTTCTAATCCTCTTTACGGCTATAGTACCGGAAAATCACCACACCAAAGATGATGATAAAGGTCCACAGCACCCATGCGATCGATTTGCCTGCCATAGTCCAGGTTTAAAAATCCGTCAGGTTGCGGTTGAGGAAGGTTTGGCCTTCCAGGACTGCGGCGAGTGGGTGGCGGATAAAATCCGCACTCTTGCCGCCTGAATGAGTTGGATCAGGCCGGGGATGGGCTGCGTGGGTGCGGCGCCGCGCGCAGGAGAAACTGCCAGGTACGTGCGAGCATCGCGGGAGCCAGACCGGGTGCATCGGACTGGAGGTGAGTGAAACGGGCCGGTTCCGTCCGGTCGCGCAAGATCAGATTGGTCGGGCCGTCGGTCTGGGGGGTGCTGGCGCGGGAGACGGAGGTGCGGAACTGTTGTGCGGGGAAGATGGCCGTTGCCGGTTCTTCATCGGCAATGGCTGTGTTCAGAAAGGACAGGGTGTTGCCAGTCTGGCGGCCGAGCCGGTACCAGCGGTGCGAGTGCGCGAAGAAGCTGGATGAAAGCCAGAGGGCGATCACCAGCAGGACACCAGCTGTCTTGATACCACGCACTGTCACCAGAATGCGTGTGGCAGGAAGGGGAGGGCAACCCTCAATTACCAAGGTGCATGAAATATTTTGCGGGGCTGTGGTATTTTTGTGAGCCGCAGTCCAAATTCTAAGGGTCCAATTATCCACCCTGCCAGAACGTCTGGCAGTTGCCTGCTATACAAACGGGCCTGATTTGTAGCCGCTTTCCAGTTGCCTCTTGCATTGGTCTGCAGCCACCCTAGCTATGAAATAAAAAGAGAGACCGGAAGAAGACAAAGGAGACAACGTTATGATCATTCCAGCGAACTGGAAGCTGCCCGATTCCATCAAGACCCGTTTGGGCCAGGCCTCATACGGGCGTCAACGCGCCATCATTGAGGAAGGGCATGTGCTGGTGGTGTTGCACCGCCCGCCTGATTCCGAGCAGAGCCACCGTGAAGGCGTGTTGTATTGGCGCAGTCCGGCCGGTGAATGGCAGACCAGCGTGGGCGGTCCCGGTATGGGTGTGCTGAAGACGCATGTGCAGATGTACGCGGATCTCGAGGCCAAACTGGCCAAGGATTATGATCATGCTATGAGTGCGGGGGAACTCTTCGACCTGATCGAAACGCTCACGCCGCTTTCCCGCGCAGCGCGGAACATGCATCAGGCGTTGCAGAACGCACGTGAAGCGGTGAAGGGGGATACCGCGATGATCGACGTCCGCGACCTTGCGTATGAAGTGGACCGCAATCTGGACATCCTCTTGCAAGACGTGCGCAACGCCATTGATTACAAGATCGCGCGTGAATCAGAAGAGCAGGCGCGTCTGAGCAAGGAAGCGCTGCACGCGAGCCATCGCTTGAACATGCTGGCGGCGCTGTTCCTGCCGTTGACCGCCATCACGAGCCTCTTCGGCATGAACTTTCATACCGGCTGGGAATCGAACAGCCCCCTGATGTTCTGGTTGGCACTGGGTGCTGGCATAGGACTGGGGGTGCTGATGATGAGTTGGGTGCTGAGCGGACCCGGGGATCGGAGGGAAAGGTGAGGCACAGCGAAAGTGATTCCTTTCTTTGACTCCCTCCCGGTTTGATGAAAAATTGACCGCATCAAATGCGATTGATCGGATCCATCGAGGGCGAGCGTGAGGCTGCTCTTTTCAGTGATTACCTGTTCGTGCGTGGTATCGAAAACCAGGTCGAACGGGAGGGGAACAAGTTTGAAGTCTGGGTGCTGGCGGATGAACAGATGGTGGAAGCCGCGAACCTGCTCCAGAATTTCAAAGCGAACCCGGCTGCTCCCGAATACGCCAAGGCGCCGGAAGCGGCGCGCAAAAAACAGGCGCAGCGGGAAGAGGAGGAGGCTGCTGCCGCTGACCGCACATTTTCCAGCCGCGAAGTGCTGACGCGTGAGCGCAGTACTCCGGTGGTGATCACGGCACTGTTGATCGCCATCTCCATCTGCGTGGCGCTTTTGTCCAGTTTCGGCGATAATCGTGCTGCCATCCAAGGCTGGTACATCGCCCAGTTCATGTCCGGGCCGGAGGAATACTATCTGCCGAAAGGCATGCCGGAGGTGATGCAGGGGGAGGTGTGGCGAGTTTTCACACCCATGTTCATCCACTACGGCGTGGTGCATCTGTTTTTCAACATGTACTGGCTTTTTTATCTGGGCGGCATGATCGAGCGGGCCAAAGGGCATGTCTATTTCGGCATCCTTGTGCTGGTGTCGGCGGCGTTATCCAATATGGCGCAGTATTACATCGCCATTCCCGGCTTCAGCCAGGGTTTGCCTTCTTTCGGTGGCATGTCCGGGGTGAATTATGCGCTCTTCGGTTTTTGCTGGATGAAGTCGAAGTATGATTTCGCCTCCGGCATAGCCTTGCATCCCAGCACGGTGGCGACGATGCTCATCTGGTTCGCCATCTGTTTCACCGGCATCCTCCCCATCGCCAACATGGCGCACACCATCGGCCTGGTGGTGGGTGTGATCTGGGGGGTGGCTTCAGCCCGGCACAGCTTGCGGAGGTGAGGCTGGGGTGACGGGAACGGGCGGCGATCGCGTGCCACTGAAATGCGCTAAATTTGAGACGGCGTGGGCGGATGGCGGTTCTGGCACATGCCAGCCTTTACCTCGAGAGCCAGACCGGCTTCACTCCACTGATCACAGAGAATATTTTAGCGGACCAAACCAAGCGATGACATCTCAGCAGCCCATCACTGTGCGGTTTGATCAGGATCTGACGGTCACCAATCATCTGGGTGAGCAGATGAATTTCCCCGCTGGCTCCCTGCTGCACGGCACATTGTTCCTGACGCCGTACGATGGGCCGCTGGGTGTCAGGGAGTTTCAGAATCCTCAATTCATTGATGTAAACTTCGAGTTTCAGCATAAGGAGAAAGGCAGCATTTATCGCGGTCTGCTGACGCCATGTGACTTATGGCCTGTGTCAGGTGCAACGGTTCAGACGGATGTTCCGGGGTTCACTCCAGAGGTGGGACCGGTTGATGGTTTGCTGGATCACCGGGAGGAGTGGAGATGCATACTGCTCGATGGTAGCCATCATGGATTTTTGTTGAAGTATATCGGCTGTTCTTTTTCGCTTATGATCGTGGATGACAGTGTCTTGGTCCGCTGCCGCTACTATGATCCCACCGTTGGGGAAGATCTGACCATTTTCTATACCAAGAAATTCGTTGAGATGCTGTTTCTAAAAGCGCCCCGGCTTTATCTTGATGACGCCGACGCGATCGAGGACTTTCTGCCTCACGGTGAGAGTTATGTATCCATTGAGCAATGACTGGCCGTGGAAGCGCATGCTCGCGATTTATGCTGCCTTGTTTTTCCGTCTCGAACGGGGCAAGCTGACAGCGTCCCTGCAATGAAAACTCTCCTCGCTCTCCTCATCTCCGTTTGTTGGACCGCTTCTGCCCTGGCTCAAGGGCTCAAGCCCACCGCGCAAAACATTTCCTATGCCGGTGAAACGCATCATGAACGCCAGGTCTTGGACATCTATGCGCCGAAAGAGGCGAAGAACCTTCCCGTCATCTTCTGGATTCATGGTGGCGGGTGGCAGGGCGGCGACAAGACCAGCGTGCAATTGAAACCCCAGGCGTTTGTGGGAAAAGGGTTCGTCTTCGTCTCCACGAATTACCGTCTGCTGCCGCAGGTGGAGATGGACGTCATCATCCGCGATGTCGCGAAGTCCCTTGCGTGGACGCAGCGGAACATCGCCAAGCACGGTGGTGATCCACAACGGATCTTCGTGATGGGCCATTCCGCTGGTGCGCAACTCGCCGCCATCCTCTGCACGGATGATCGTTACCTGAAAGCGGAGAATGTTGCTCTCACCAACATCAAAGGCTGCGTGCCGGTGGATGGGGACACCTACGACATCCCCGCCATGATCGAGACCGCTGAGACGCGCAACCGTGTCCATGGCTTGCCGCAACCGAAATACGGTCACCGCCTGAAATTCGGCGACGATCCGGCGAAGCATATCGACTACTCCGCCGTCACCCACATCGCACCCGGCAAGAGCATCCCGCCCTTCCTCATCCTCTACGTGGCCGATCACCCGGACAACGCCGCCCAAGCCATCCGCCTGAACACCAAACTCACCGAGGCAAAGATCACGTCCAAAGCCTATGGCGTGAAAGAAACCAACCACACCCGCATCAATGCCAATCTAGGCGTGGCCGATGATCCGGCAACGATGGAATTGCTTGCTTTCGTGCAGAAAGTGTTGGCGCAGGTAGCGGAGAAATAATGATATGCCTTCAGCATCAGCAGGTGCGCTTCACAGGGCGCGTTTCGACACTGCCCCGCACAGACTGAGGAAAGTGAACGGGGAGGCACGGCATCCCCTCACCCCGGCCCTCTCGCCGAAGCTCGGCGTGTCTATGAGGGGAGAGGGAGACCATTGGGCCGCGTTGAAAGTTTTTTGCGCGCCGAATACGCGCCATGATTTTAAGGTCCAGTCAGGGATCGAGAGGACTCTCGCCCAACCATGTTGATGGATTGAAAATTTATGAAAGAGCAACCGCTGAAATTGTTGATACTGGGGGCGCATCCGGATGATGCGGAGTTTCGCGCGGGTGGCATCGCGGCCATCTACCGGGCGCTGGGGCATACGGTGAAGATGGTCTCGGTGACGGATGGCGGCTCGGGGCATCATGCGATGAAGCGGCCGGAGTTGATCGCGCGGCGTAAGAATGAAGCGGCCAAGGCGGCGGCGATCATCGGGGCGCAGCATGAGGTGTGGGAGTTTCCGGATGGTTTTCTGCAGCCGACGTTGGAGGTGCGTGAGCGGATCATTCGCGAGATTCGCACGTTCGCGCCGGATCTAGTGCTGACGCATCGGCCGGATGATTATCACCCGGATCATCGGGCGGTGGGGCATGCGGTGCGGGATGCTTCTTATCTGGTGACTGTTCCGCTCGTAGTGCCTGAGGTGCCGATCCTTCGACGCGATCCCGTGGTGGCGTATCTTTACGATCATTTCACCAAGCCGTATCCGTTTCAGGTGGATGCGGTGGTGGATGTGACTCCACACATCGACAAGATCCTCGCGATGCTCGGCGCGCATGCCTCGCAGTTCTTCGAGTGGCTGCCGTTCAACCGTCGCGAGATGGATGCGGTGCCGGATGATCCCGCGGTGCGGGCGAAGATCGTGAGTGATTTTTATCACGAGCGCGCGCATCACCTCGCGCAGAAGTATCAGGAGCAGGTGGTGGCGAAGTATGGCGCAGAGGCTGCGAAGAAGATCGAGTGGGTGGAGGTGTTTGAGATCAGCGAATATGCGTCGGCGCTGAGCCCGGCGATGCGGGAGAGGTTGTTTCCGTGAAAAGTGGAGAACAACTTTGCGGCTGAAAGTTTCCTTTCCCCTCACCCCGGCCCTCTCCCTTGGGGCTGAGCATTACCCACCAGTCTATAAAGCGAGAATGAACAAGACTGAGGACAGGGAGAGCTGTGTTTTTCGGCGGCCGGTTTCATTTGAGAGGTCGGCGGTGAAGGCCAAAGTCAGGGCAAAGCGGCAGCTTTGCCCCACCTTGATAAGGGGCTTCAGGCTGTTTTGGATGCCGTCTTCCTTGTATAACCACTTGTGGGTAATGCTCAGCCCTTGGGGGAGAGGGAGTCAACATTTCCCGCATTGTGACGTTTTGTTGCGGTTATCAAATCAGTGTTGCAATGCGATTCAAACGCGTTTGAAATCTATTTGATCATGAAGAAACAAACTTTGATTTTGGCTTTGGCATTGGGGTTCACGCTCAACGGATGGGCGGCGGAGTTGAAGACGAAGAGTGATTGGAATGTGACTGGGCATGTGCCGCGGGAGAAGTTCATCTTGCAGAGTCATCGCGGGGCGGGGGTGCTGGCGCCGGAGAATACGATTGAGGCGTTTGAGCTGGGGTGGAAGCTCGGCACCTACCCTGAGGCGGACATCCGTACGACGAAGGAT is from Verrucomicrobiia bacterium and encodes:
- a CDS encoding CorA family divalent cation transporter, encoding MIIPANWKLPDSIKTRLGQASYGRQRAIIEEGHVLVVLHRPPDSEQSHREGVLYWRSPAGEWQTSVGGPGMGVLKTHVQMYADLEAKLAKDYDHAMSAGELFDLIETLTPLSRAARNMHQALQNAREAVKGDTAMIDVRDLAYEVDRNLDILLQDVRNAIDYKIARESEEQARLSKEALHASHRLNMLAALFLPLTAITSLFGMNFHTGWESNSPLMFWLALGAGIGLGVLMMSWVLSGPGDRRER
- a CDS encoding cation:proton antiporter → MHGITYLQDLAVVMIVAGLVTVLFHRLKQPVVLGYILAGVIIGPHTPPFEFIHDEHNIKNMSELGIILLMFSLGMEFNLRKLKEVGVTALFGAGLEIILMVGAGYQLGRMFGWSHMDSLFLGAMLSISSTTIIIKALNEMGLAKEKFAGMIFGILIIEDILAIVMLALLSGIAMTGSLTLGEVSMTVGKLSIFLVTALVLGLIAVPRLLGYVAKFKSNEMLLITALALCFGFSLLAAKLGYSVALGAFVIGALISEAREIHKIEHLMEPIRDMFSAIFFVSIGLLIDPKMLVTYALPIIIISVLVIVGKVISCGLGTFAAGNDVRTSLRVGMGLAQIGEFSFIIAALGLTLKVTSDFLYPIAVAVSAITTLTTPYLIKSTDGAVRWFDRKAPKPFLDTLEIYTKWAGQLGETRKDSLARKFIQKWMLQVFLNVALICAVFITAAFFGRTQPEWLPGMLQDDAAYKSALWIIAVIVALPLFIAAFRKLQALGLLIADLKVKEAKAGARTEAIRSIVAQGIPFGGLIGLFLLGLTLSAPLLPPFRIFLALLVVAGLLGFLLWRSAIRIYSKAQYALHETLNQTPVERHPPEPAPKPNLLRDADLQAITLTEGTIAVGKLIRETGLRKETGASIVGIDRNGTPIINPEADEELRAGDQVLVLGTTSQLESAQKFLARKNPSLNEQ
- a CDS encoding PIG-L deacetylase family protein — protein: MKEQPLKLLILGAHPDDAEFRAGGIAAIYRALGHTVKMVSVTDGGSGHHAMKRPELIARRKNEAAKAAAIIGAQHEVWEFPDGFLQPTLEVRERIIREIRTFAPDLVLTHRPDDYHPDHRAVGHAVRDASYLVTVPLVVPEVPILRRDPVVAYLYDHFTKPYPFQVDAVVDVTPHIDKILAMLGAHASQFFEWLPFNRREMDAVPDDPAVRAKIVSDFYHERAHHLAQKYQEQVVAKYGAEAAKKIEWVEVFEISEYASALSPAMRERLFP
- a CDS encoding rhomboid family intramembrane serine protease; this encodes MRLIGSIEGEREAALFSDYLFVRGIENQVEREGNKFEVWVLADEQMVEAANLLQNFKANPAAPEYAKAPEAARKKQAQREEEEAAAADRTFSSREVLTRERSTPVVITALLIAISICVALLSSFGDNRAAIQGWYIAQFMSGPEEYYLPKGMPEVMQGEVWRVFTPMFIHYGVVHLFFNMYWLFYLGGMIERAKGHVYFGILVLVSAALSNMAQYYIAIPGFSQGLPSFGGMSGVNYALFGFCWMKSKYDFASGIALHPSTVATMLIWFAICFTGILPIANMAHTIGLVVGVIWGVASARHSLRR
- a CDS encoding alpha/beta hydrolase; amino-acid sequence: MKTLLALLISVCWTASALAQGLKPTAQNISYAGETHHERQVLDIYAPKEAKNLPVIFWIHGGGWQGGDKTSVQLKPQAFVGKGFVFVSTNYRLLPQVEMDVIIRDVAKSLAWTQRNIAKHGGDPQRIFVMGHSAGAQLAAILCTDDRYLKAENVALTNIKGCVPVDGDTYDIPAMIETAETRNRVHGLPQPKYGHRLKFGDDPAKHIDYSAVTHIAPGKSIPPFLILYVADHPDNAAQAIRLNTKLTEAKITSKAYGVKETNHTRINANLGVADDPATMELLAFVQKVLAQVAEK